A part of Capsicum annuum cultivar UCD-10X-F1 chromosome 6, UCD10Xv1.1, whole genome shotgun sequence genomic DNA contains:
- the LOC107875847 gene encoding alcohol dehydrogenase-like 6: MPLTDSAQNKQPGVITCKAAVAWGPGEPMVIEEVELSPPQPMEIRVKVVSTSLCRSDVTAWLSQAQASIYPRIFGHEASGIVESVGQGVTEFEEGDHVLTLFTGECMSCRHCTSGKSNICQVLGLERKGLMHSDQKTRFFIKGKPVYHYCAVSSFSEYTIVHSGCAVKVSPIAPLDKICLLSCGAAAGLGAAWKVANISEGSKVVIFGLGTVGLSVAQGAKMRGASQIIGVDVMQEKYEKAKAFGVTDFLNPNDTEEPIPQVIKRITDGGADYSFECIGDTGMVTTALQSCCDGWGLTVTLGVPKLKPEVTAHYGLLLMGRTLTGSLFGGWKPKSEIPSLVEMYLRKEIEIDDLITHNLPFEDINTAFDLMKNGACLRCVIHMP; encoded by the exons ATGCCCCTTACTGATTCAGCCCAAAACAAACAGCCTGGTGTCATCACCTGCAAAG CTGCTGTGGCATGGGGACCAGGAGAACCAATGGTGATAGAGGAGGTGGAATTGAGTCCACCTCAGCCAATGGAAATTCGTGTTAAGGTTGTCTCTACTTCTCTCTGTCGCAGTGATGTCACTGCTTGGTTGTCACAG GCTCAGGCTTCTATATATCCTCGGATATTTGGTCATGAAGCATCAGG GATTGTTGAGAGTGTTGGGCAAGGAGTGACTGAATTTGAAGAAGGAGACCATGTGCTTACCTTATTTACTGGGGAATGCATGAGTTGCCGACACTGTACCTCAGGCAAAAGCAACATTTGCCAAGTTCTTGGATTGGAACGGAAAGGGCTTATGCACAGTGATCAAAAGACGCGGTTCTTTATAAAAGGGAAGCCCGTTTATCATTATTGTGCAGTTTCAAGTTTTAGTGAATACACAATTGTACACTCTGGTTGTGCGGTCAAGGTTAGTCCAATTGCACCTTTGGATAAAATCTGCCTCCTCAGTTGTGGAGCGGCAGCAG GTCTGGGTGCTGCTTGGAAGGTTGCAAATATCTCTGAAGGATCAAAAGTGGTCATTTTTGGTCTTGGAACTGTAGGCCTTTCT GTTGCACAAGGTGCTAAAATGCGGGGAGCATCTCAGATTATCGGTGTGGATGTGATGCAAGAGAAATACGAAAAAG CGAAGGCTTTTGGCGTGACAGACTTTCTGAACCCAAACGATACTGAAGAACCCATTCCACAG GTTATAAAACGCATAACTGATGGAGGTGCAGACTATTCATTTGAATGTATAGGAGATACAGGAATGGTTACCACTGCATTGCAGTCTTGTTGTGAT GGATGGGGCTTGACTGtcacacttggagtacccaagCTGAAGCCGGAGGTAACAGCTCATTACGGACTTCTTCTTATGGGTAGAACATTGACAGGATCCCTATTTGGAGGATGGAAACCGAAGTCTGAAATTCCTTCATTAGTCGAGATGTACCTAAGGAAG GAGATCGAGATAGATGACTTGATCACACATAATCTGCCATTTGAGGACATAAACACAGCTTTTGATCTGATGAAAAATGGCGCTTGTTTGCGCTGCGTTATACACATGCCTTAG
- the LOC107875846 gene encoding coiled-coil domain-containing protein 12 → MSTEEENSVEAAAVARRERLRALREAQQLLQNPDDDNNNNNSNEDENDVQMKFRNYLPHDKQLQEGKVAPPALPKFEDPIAGLPPPEEKKEDPFLNIVPKKPNWDLRRDVQKKLDKLEKRTMKALTQLMEEEQKKRKMAEEEDAENGEY, encoded by the exons ATGTCGACTGAGGAAGAGAACTCCGTAGAGGCGGCGGCAGTGGCTAGAAGGGAGAGGCTGCGAGCCCTCAGAGAAGCTCAACAACTTCTTCAAAACCCCGAcgatgataacaacaacaacaactctaACGAAGACGAAAA TGATGTCCAAATGAAGTTCCGGAATTACCTGCCACACGACAAGCAGCTTCAAGAAGGCAAAGTCGCTCCGCCAGCACTCCCAAAGTTTGAAGACCCCATTGCCGGCCTACCTCCTCCAGAAGAGAAGAAAGAG GATCCATTTCTAAACATTGTCCCCAAGAAGCCAAATTGGGACCTGCGGCGGGATGTGCAAAAGAAACTTGACAAGCTTGAGAAACGCACCATGAAGGCACTCACTCAACTTATGG AGGAAGAACAAAAGAAGAGGAAAATGGCTGAAGAGGAGGATGCCGAAAATGGTGAATATTAG
- the LOC107875848 gene encoding uncharacterized protein LOC107875848: MVNGKLILICQSGGEFLSDVDGNLSYKGGEANAVNISQDTSYDDLKIKLAEMCNLDLKTVSIKYFLPRNRKTLINLRSEKDFKRMVEFHANSVTAEIFVSGKEGFDRDALNMYTDRTIGLKLAENVNRHGTPAGVAGSGGLSTTPSKSTPLRTVRTAAVSPITIQSDCLVDVHISCQEPAINAAAESPSQATTLSNPSSGHVAEDDSDYAPHSRAAVGTAQSPISFDNNGTPADTVKKRRRTASWKIGANGPTIVVTDNDSKEKISRKKKSRNSTGAMVRNDMVEDEDSVQLPDNFDSSSPIALRDEDLPEKLVATWKEGITGVDQDFKNVREFRAALQKYAVAHRFVYKLKKNDASRVSGRCVVEGCSWKIHASKVPDAQTFRIRKFNGLHTCEGESWKSAHRTRNWLVSIIKERLRESPNDKPREIAKSILRDFGIKLRYSQVWRGMEDAKEQLQGSYTKSYNRLPWFCKMVVNTNPGTVVKLVLDEEKRLQRFFFSLHASIHGFKHGCRPLIFLEATSLRSKYKETLLTATAVDADDGFFPVAFAVIDIENDDSWRWFLEQLKSALSNSHSLTFISDREKNLKNSVLEVFENASHGYSIFHLLESFKRNMKGPFHGDGRAVLPEIFLAAAHAVRLGSFKNSTEQIKQICSHAYDWLIQIEPECWTSLSFKGQHYNYITENVAEPYSKLIEDSRGSTIMQKIEALIGMLGDLIDHRKLESSNWSTKLTPSKERKIQKEAAKAHGLKVLISSDVLFEVHDEMTHVVNIEIRECTCLEWKQSGLPCCHAVAVFNYIGRCVYDYCSSYFTVESYCSTYSTCVNPIPGIGTPVEEDVESDTADVLPPCPPESPIEEKPEETKTADPEKRTVTCSRCKEPGHNKASCKATL; encoded by the exons ATGGTGAACGGAAAGCTTATTTTAATTTGCCAGTCTGGTGGTGAATTTCTGAGTGATGTCGATGGAAACTTGTCATATAAAGGAGGAGAGGCAAATGCTGTCAATATAAGTCAAGATACTTCATATGATGATCTCAAGATAAAATTGGCGGAGATGTGTAATCTGGATCTTAAGACAGTGTCAATCAAGTATTTTCTTCCAAGAAATAGGAAAACTCTAATTAATTTAAGGAGTGAGAAGGACTTCAAAAGAATGGTTGAGTTTCATGCTAATTCTGTTACAGCTGAGATTTTTGTCAGCGGGAAGGAAGGTTTTGATCGTGATGCATTGAACATGTACACTGACAG GACAATTGGCTTAAAACTGGCTGAGAATGTAAATCGTCATGGCACACCTGCAGGTGTTGCTGGTTCTGGTGGTCTGAGTACGACACCTTCTAAGTCTACCCCGTTAAGGACTGTTCGCACTGCTGCTGTCTCTCCTATAACTATTCAAAGCGATTGCCTGGTCGATGTACATATCAGCTGCCAGGAACCAGCTATTAATGCAGCAGCTGAGAGCCCCAGTCAAGCCACTACTTTATCCAACCCTTCTTCTGGCCATGTTGCTGAGGATGATTCTGACTATGCTCCACACTCGCGTGCTGCAGTTGGTACTGCGCAGAGCCCAATTAGCTTTGACAATAATGGTACCCCTGCTGATACAGTGAAGAAGCGCAGGCGCACTGCTTCCTGGAAAATTGGTGCCAATGGTCCAACCATTGTTGTGACCGATAATGATTCCAAGGAGAAAATCTCGCGAAAAAAGAAGAGTCGAAATTCAACTGGTGCAATGGTGAGAAATGACATGGTTGAGGATGAAGATAGTGTTCAATTACCTGATAATTTTGACAGTTCCTCTCCAATTGCTTTGCGTGATGAAGATCTGCCAGAGAAGCTAGTTGCCACTTGGAAAGAAGGTATTACTGGTGTTGATCAGGATTTTAAGAATGTGAGAGAGTTCCGGGCTGCACTGCAAAAGTATGCTGTTGCTCATCGCTTTGTCTAcaagttgaaaaaaaatgatgCTTCCCGTGTAAGTGGCAGATGTGTGGTAGAGGGTTGTTCTTGGAAAATTCATGCATCTAAGGTCCCTGATGCTCAAACATTTAGGATCAGAAAGTTCAATGGTTTGCATACATGTGAAGGCGAATCCTGGAAGTCTGCTCATCGTACAAGGAATTGGTTGGTAAGTATTATCAAGGAAAGGTTACGAGAATCTCCAAATGACAAACCCAGGGAAATCGCTAAAAGCATTTTGCGTGATTTTGGGATTAAATTGAGATATTCACAAGTATGGCGAGGGATGGAAGATGCCAAGGAGCAACTTCAAGGTTCGTACACGAAGTCATATAACAGGTTGCCTTGGTTCTGCAAAATGGTGGTTAATACTAATCCTGGAACTGTTGTTAAGCTTGTGCTAGACGAAGAAAAAAGACTACAGCGCTTCTTTTTCTCACTTCATGCCTCAATACATGGTTTCAAGCACGGTTGCCGACCCCTTATCTTCCTTGAAGCTACATCTCTAAGATCAAAATACAAGGAGACTCTTTTGACAGCTACTGCGGTTGATGCAGATGATGGCTTCTTTCCGGTTGCTTTTGCAGTAATAGATATTGAAAATGATGATAGTTGGCGTTGGTTTTTAGAGCAACTAAAATCTGCATTATCAAATTCTCattctctaacttttatttcaGATCGAGAGAAGAATTTAAAGAACTCTGTGCTTGAGGTGTTTGAGAATGCTTCTCATGGCTAttccatttttcatcttttagaaAGCTTCAAGAGAAATATGAAGGGTCCTTTCCATGGTGATGGCAGAGCTGTTTTACCTGAAATTTTCCTTGCTGCAGCTCATGCAGTCCGACTTGGTAGTTTTAAAAATTCGACTGAGCAAATTAAACAGATTTGTTCACATGCTTATGATTGGTTGATCCAGATTGAGCCAGAGTGTTGGACGAGTTTGTCATTTAAGGGTCAGCACTATAATTATATCACAGAGAATGTCGCAGAGCCATACTCCAAGTTGATTGAGGATTCCCGAGGATCAACAATTATGCAAAAGATAGAAGCCTTAATAGGAATGCTCGGTGATCTAATAGATCATCGTAAATTGGAGTCAAGTAATTGGTCCACCAAACTTACTCCATCAAAAGAGAGAAAGATACAGAAAGAAGCTGCTAAAGCCCATGGTCTAAAAGTTCTAATCTCTTCTGATGTCTTATTTGAAGTTCATGATGAGATGACTCACGTTGTGAATATTGAAATCCGTGAGTGCACGTGCCTGGAGTGGAAACAAAGTGGGCTGCCTTGCTGCCATGCGGTTGCTGTGTTCAACTACATTGGTAGATGTGTGTACGATTACTGCTCGAGTTACTTCACGGTTGAAAGTTACTGTTCTACATATTCCACATGTGTAAACCCGATACCTGGGATCGGAACACCAGTTGAAGAAGATGTCGAGTCAGATACTGCGGATGTGTTACCCCCTTGCCCTCCAGAATCACCTATAGAGGAAAAACCAGAGGAGACCAAAACTGCAGACCCAGAAAAGAGGACAGTAACTTGCAGCAGGTGCAAGGAACCAGGACATAATAAAGCTTCATGCAAGGCCACCTTATAG
- the LOC107875845 gene encoding protein AGENET DOMAIN (AGD)-CONTAINING P1, translating to MATIRVTENNSEQHHHSRMETISKAIKSIAFKKQQITREFEKGDQVEVASQEYGFIGSYYRATIVSSVGPYHYKVKYNTLLTDDKSAPLEEIVTAAEVRPVPPDQHETLSENGFCRYDMVDVFANDGWWFGFISGKVGQEYYVYFPTTGDNIAYPSHVLRFHQEWSNGQWIFLPRQGKDFRPALISISRNV from the coding sequence ATGGCCACAATCAGAGTGACAGAAAATAATTCAGAGCAACACCACCATTCACGAATGGAGACAATCTCAAAGGCAATAAAATCAATAGCATTCAAGAAACAACAGATAACTAGAGAATTCGAAAAGGGCGATCAAGTTGAAGTGGCTAGTCAAGAATATGGCTTCATAGGCTCTTACTATAGAGCAACTATTGTTTCTTCCGTTGGCCCTTACCATTACAAAGTCAAGTACAATACTCTCTTGACTGATGATAAATCCGCTCCACTAGAGGAGATTGTCACTGCAGCCGAGGTCCGCCCTGTGCCACCTGATCAACATGAAACACTTTCAGAGAATGGATTTTGCCGGTATGATATGGTTGATGTATTTGCCAACGATGGATGGTGGTTTGGATTTATCAGTGGAAAAGTTGGACAAGAGTACTACGTCTACTTCCCTACAACCGGAGATAACATTGCATATCCATCTCATGTGTTGAGATTTCATCAAGAATGGTCTAATGGCCAGTGGATCTTTCTTCCAAGACAAGGAAAGGATTTTCGACCTGCACTGATTTCGATTTCAAGAAACGTTTAA